From Brassica oleracea var. oleracea cultivar TO1000 chromosome C3, BOL, whole genome shotgun sequence, a single genomic window includes:
- the LOC106333915 gene encoding polyribonucleotide nucleotidyltransferase 2, mitochondrial-like has product MIDDEKNHGSVLCHMDGTTVRSKIIMSHDKYNDDNFLQVYYDETRYGERWRSHDPTDREIMCSHIIDRSIRPLFTAGFPANVMVNVCVLKTNWKHEADAELMAIIATSAALMKLNITQAGPIGVIRIGRINENITINPTIDEQRRSDINLLYVCTRQNPIMADLVASEISESDLTANLKLAQLEAVKCIDSQVKLRERYQMDKKDTSNSKNFQDTRTQSSNHSGREVALGQAHCTETISDVNRFDGRSIHQIRPLHCEAGYLHTLHGSSLMSCGETQVLCTASIGKPGETQSVDVLPRKSFRVDYDFPPFCTNHIVDIFSRRWLEIGDGMFTEKALLAVIPSQRDFPYAIHLNSEVLASDGSSSTTSVCGGSIALMDAGVPIKSHVAGVSIGLVTDMETSNGQLENYRIITDTSGLENDLGEMDFKIAGTRNGITAIQLDAKSTLLSLDVIGEALKYGRQAHLQILDHMEQAINSPKETSYYKERRIEDV; this is encoded by the exons ATGATAGACGATGAAAAAAATCACGGTTCTGTGTTGTGTCACATGGATGGCACTACAGTACGATCCAAGATTATCATGTCCCACGACAAATACAATGATGATAACTTCTTACAG GTTTATTACGATGAGACTAGATATGGTGAAAGATGGAGATCTCATGACCCAACTGATCGAGAGATCATGTGTTCTCATATTATTGACAGGTCGATAAGACCATTATTTACTGCTGGATTCCCCGCTAACGTTATG GTAAATGTATGTGTTTTAAAAACAAACTGGAAACATGAAGCTGATGCTGAGTTAATGGCGATTATTGCAACTTCAGCTGCTCTTATGAAACTGAATATCACTCAGGCTGGACCTATAGGAGTCATCCGTATTGGAAGGATTAATGAAAATATCACAATAAATCCTACCATTGACGAG CAACGTAGAAGTGATATCAATTTGTTATACGTATGCACACGTCAAAACCCTATCATGGCTGACCTGGTAGCTAGTGAGATCTCAGAGAGCGATCTAACAGCTAATCTAAAGCTAGCTCAGCTAGAG GCTGTTAAATGCATTGACTCTCAAGTAAAGCTGAGAGAACGTTATCAGATGGACAAGAAAGACACATCGAATTCCAAGAATTTTCAGGATACAA GAACTCAATCATCAAATCACAGTGGACGTGAGGTTGCTCTAGGGCAG GCACATTGTACAGAAACTATATCGGACGTCAACAGATTTGACGGGAGAAGTATTCACCAAATAAGACCACTACACTGTGAAGCTGGTTATTTACATACGTTGCATGGGTCATCACTTATGTCATGCGGAGAGACACAG GTATTATGCACTGCATCAATTGGTAAACCTGGAGAAACACAAAGCGTTGACGTGCTCCCAAGAAAAAGTTTTCGTGTTGATTATGATTTTCCACCATTTTGTACAAATCATATCGTAGACATTTTTTCACGTCGATGGCTCGAAATTGGCGACG GAATGTTTACTGAGAAAGCCTTGCTTGCTGTCATTCCCTCTCAAAGAGATTTTCCATATGCTATTCACCTTAACTCAGAGGTGTTAGCCTCAGATGGCTCTTCATCGACAACAAGTGTTTGTGGAG GTAGTATAGCTTTGATGGACGCTGGAGTTCCTATAAAAAGTCATGTTGCAGGTGTCTCTATAGGTCTTGTCACTGATATGGAGACATCCAACGGACAGCTAGAGAACTACCGTATAATAACTGATACATCG GGTTTAGAAAATGACTTGGGAGAAATGGATTTCAAAATTGCTGGTACACGAAATGGTATAACAGCAATTCAGTTGGATGCAAAGTCAACTCTACTCTCGTTAGATGTCATTGGTGAAGCTTTAAAGTATGGACGTCAAGCCCATCTTCAAATTCTTGACCACATGGAGCAAGCGATAAATTCCCCAAAAGAAACTTCTTATTATAAGGAAAGAAGGATTGAAGATGTTTGA